A section of the Paenibacillus yonginensis genome encodes:
- a CDS encoding deoxyguanosinetriphosphate triphosphohydrolase family protein produces the protein MNIQELRQHRQYPDNIGQEHSRATFERDYSRLIHSPTFRRLQGKSQVFGAGTGDYYRTRLTHSLEVAQIAREAARSLIRAYPAVETERAGHPGLIIDPEVVECAAISHDFGHPPFGHKGEEVLEGILENLIEEKIKQSLKGRKVSPAEASHTQEAIRRKYEHFEGNAHNFRLMMFLEKRESHDGLNLSDAVLLGTNKYPYPGTENKKGLYHHEWEYISYIRDQWGIPAGKKTLEAQLMDLCDDIAYSAHDLEDGIKAGKIEVHEHFLKDSHIQKLIVEKITSLEDDFWKGWTREKIGRKVDEVLTSFLQVWNSKMPTCDHDYSRTRREVKSHWVSVFVGSLGVISDGNWQKVTFVKEGYEDEDMLRTVSVLKSFAWVTMIRDLRVQRLQKRSAWVIKRLWDAFVDPETSKSIIPGDWLRRFDRDQQKPNPIWTWEHMIIDYIAGMTDAYAEKIYNELYGLKVGTIYDMD, from the coding sequence ATGAATATTCAGGAACTAAGACAACACCGGCAGTATCCGGACAATATCGGCCAGGAGCACAGCCGGGCTACTTTCGAGCGGGATTATTCCCGTCTGATCCACTCGCCGACCTTCCGCCGGCTCCAAGGGAAATCCCAGGTGTTCGGCGCAGGCACCGGCGACTACTACCGCACGCGGTTAACCCACTCCCTGGAAGTGGCGCAGATTGCCCGCGAAGCTGCAAGAAGCCTGATTAGAGCCTACCCTGCTGTTGAGACGGAGCGGGCCGGGCATCCCGGGCTGATTATTGATCCAGAAGTGGTGGAGTGCGCGGCCATTTCACATGATTTTGGACATCCCCCATTTGGACATAAAGGCGAAGAAGTGCTGGAAGGCATTCTGGAGAATTTAATAGAAGAAAAAATCAAACAGTCGCTGAAAGGCCGCAAGGTTTCCCCTGCGGAAGCGAGCCATACGCAGGAAGCGATCCGCCGGAAATACGAGCATTTCGAAGGCAACGCCCATAACTTCAGGCTGATGATGTTCCTGGAGAAAAGGGAAAGCCATGATGGCCTGAATTTGTCCGACGCCGTGCTGCTGGGTACCAACAAATATCCTTATCCGGGTACGGAAAATAAGAAGGGCCTCTACCACCATGAATGGGAGTACATCTCTTACATCCGGGACCAGTGGGGCATCCCGGCCGGCAAAAAGACGCTGGAAGCCCAGCTTATGGATCTGTGCGACGACATTGCTTATTCCGCGCATGATCTTGAGGACGGCATTAAAGCGGGCAAAATCGAAGTTCATGAACATTTCCTTAAGGACTCCCATATTCAAAAATTAATTGTTGAGAAAATTACAAGCCTTGAGGACGACTTCTGGAAAGGCTGGACCCGGGAAAAAATAGGGAGGAAGGTGGACGAGGTGCTGACCTCTTTCCTTCAGGTCTGGAATTCCAAAATGCCGACCTGCGATCACGACTATTCCCGTACCCGGCGGGAAGTCAAATCCCATTGGGTCAGCGTGTTCGTCGGCAGTCTCGGCGTCATCAGCGACGGCAACTGGCAGAAGGTGACGTTTGTTAAGGAAGGTTATGAAGACGAGGATATGCTCCGGACGGTCAGCGTGTTAAAAAGCTTCGCCTGGGTCACTATGATCCGCGACCTGCGGGTACAGCGGCTGCAGAAGCGCAGCGCCTGGGTGATCAAAAGGTTATGGGATGCCTTCGTCGATCCCGAAACCTCCAAATCGATCATTCCCGGGGACTGGCTGCGCCGGTTCGACCGCGACCAGCAGAAGCCGAACCCGATCTGGACCTGGGAGCATATGATCATTGATTACATTGCGGGCATGACCGATGCTTACGCCGAGAAAATTTACAACGAGCTTTACGGCCTGAAGGTTGGTACGATCTACGACATGGACTAA
- a CDS encoding Hsp20/alpha crystallin family protein — translation MFDLTPFRRRTEDHFGEMLKSFNEMVEDPWFFPFGGSAQSFRTDIREEKDRYLVEAELPGISKNNIDIELSNDYLTIRAKRDEYTEQQDDLSKMIRKERRSGEFVRRFFVENVDEAGIKAKLDNGVLKLEIPKRPDDGHSKKRIEIE, via the coding sequence ATGTTTGATCTGACACCTTTCCGCAGAAGAACTGAGGATCATTTCGGAGAAATGCTGAAGTCTTTCAATGAGATGGTTGAAGATCCGTGGTTTTTCCCGTTTGGCGGCTCAGCCCAGTCCTTCCGTACAGACATCCGTGAAGAGAAAGACCGGTATCTGGTTGAAGCCGAGCTTCCAGGCATCTCCAAAAATAACATTGATATCGAACTCAGCAATGATTATTTGACCATTCGCGCCAAACGCGATGAATATACAGAGCAGCAAGATGATTTGAGCAAAATGATCCGCAAGGAACGCCGCTCTGGTGAATTTGTGCGCCGCTTTTTCGTGGAAAATGTTGACGAGGCCGGCATCAAAGCCAAATTGGACAACGGGGTTCTGAAGCTGGAAATCCCAAAACGTCCGGATGACGGCCATTCCAAAAAAAGAATCGAGATCGAATAA
- a CDS encoding SDR family NAD(P)-dependent oxidoreductase, whose protein sequence is MAQVSFDLSGKVAIVTGAGRGIGRVLAEGLAFAGADVVLTARTEVEVVQAADEIRQATGRKTLGLSCDVTDKQAVNSVVQRVVEEFGHIDILVNNAGTTIRKTAFEFGEEEWDFIFDTNLKSIFFISQAVGRHMVEQQYGRMVNISSAASEMTLSFSTAYGPSKAGVVQLTRQLATEWAKFGVTVNAVSPWFFRTPLTYENLDKPEVKQVIEQRTPMGRYGEVIELVSPVLFFCSDASSYVTGQNLLVDGGASHFAF, encoded by the coding sequence ATGGCGCAAGTCAGTTTTGATCTGAGCGGCAAAGTTGCAATCGTGACTGGAGCAGGCAGGGGAATTGGAAGAGTACTTGCGGAAGGTCTGGCGTTTGCGGGAGCGGATGTGGTCCTGACGGCAAGAACGGAAGTGGAAGTGGTTCAGGCTGCTGACGAAATCCGACAGGCGACAGGCCGGAAGACGCTTGGCCTTTCTTGTGACGTGACGGATAAACAGGCCGTAAATTCCGTTGTCCAGCGGGTGGTTGAAGAATTTGGCCATATTGATATTCTTGTGAACAATGCCGGGACGACCATTCGCAAGACCGCCTTTGAATTTGGTGAAGAAGAGTGGGATTTTATTTTTGACACGAACCTTAAATCGATTTTCTTTATCTCCCAGGCGGTTGGAAGGCATATGGTTGAACAACAATACGGCCGTATGGTTAACATCTCCTCCGCCGCCTCGGAAATGACCCTCTCATTCTCAACAGCCTACGGCCCGAGCAAAGCGGGTGTCGTCCAGCTGACGAGGCAGCTGGCGACGGAATGGGCCAAATTCGGCGTAACGGTTAATGCCGTCAGCCCGTGGTTTTTCAGAACGCCGCTCACTTATGAAAATCTGGACAAGCCTGAAGTGAAGCAGGTCATTGAACAGCGGACGCCAATGGGCCGATATGGGGAAGTGATCGAGCTTGTGTCTCCGGTTTTGTTCTTTTGCTCGGATGCCTCCAGTTATGTAACCGGTCAAAATTTGCTGGTTGACGGCGGCGCCTCTCATTTTGCTTTCTAA
- a CDS encoding thymidine kinase: protein MAQLFFKYGAMNSGKSIEILKVAHNYEEQDKPVLIFTSAVDNRDEVGFVSSRIGFRRQAIPIFDDSDIYTAVKEHNPKPYCVLVDECQFLNEENIRQLVRIVDELNVPVMAFGLKNDFQNQLFEGSRLMLIYADKIEEMKTICWFCERKATMNLRVENGKPVYTGEQIQIGGSESYYPVCRKCHANPPL from the coding sequence TTGGCACAGTTATTTTTCAAATACGGAGCAATGAACAGCGGCAAATCCATTGAAATTCTGAAGGTGGCCCACAATTATGAGGAGCAGGACAAACCTGTATTGATCTTTACGTCGGCGGTGGATAACCGTGATGAGGTCGGCTTCGTTTCCTCGCGGATCGGCTTTCGAAGACAAGCTATCCCGATTTTTGATGACAGTGACATCTATACGGCTGTCAAAGAACATAACCCGAAGCCCTACTGCGTGCTGGTGGACGAATGCCAGTTTCTGAACGAAGAAAATATCCGCCAGCTTGTCCGGATCGTCGATGAGCTGAATGTGCCGGTAATGGCGTTTGGCCTCAAAAATGATTTCCAAAACCAGCTGTTCGAGGGCAGCCGGCTGATGCTCATTTATGCTGATAAAATTGAGGAAATGAAAACGATCTGCTGGTTTTGCGAACGCAAGGCGACCATGAACCTGCGCGTCGAAAACGGCAAACCCGTTTATACAGGAGAGCAGATCCAGATTGGCGGCAGCGAATCGTATTACCCGGTTTGCCGCAAATGCCACGCGAACCCGCCTTTATAA
- a CDS encoding carboxylesterase/lipase family protein: MAQLKVDTQYGTVEGISREGVRIWKGLPYARPPIGELRFQAPAAPEPWEGIRKADTYGPISIQPVNETAGLFGQDAGAAPSEDCLYLNVWAPEEAESQPLPVMVWIHGGAFVTGSGSVPMYDGTRFARQGKVIMVSLNYRLGVLGFLHAGYLGEGFTSNAGLLDQIAALQWVQDNIAGFGGDPQQVTVFGESAGSMSIAALLAMPQAKGLFRRAIMQSGASQIMPEPAARSITAALLGLLGISPQEPGKLKAVPPEQLMAAAGELRKRYGNDIAMLQQPVIDAATLPHEPLAAIREGFAKDIALIIGTNRDEGGLFIRPDTPVMEEKDWLQAMELMTGIRGETAAAVAARYPRTAAGQAQILTDLYFWRSALQFAAAQSRHAPVWMYRFDWTSEAHPFLMQAIHAGEIMFVFDHLELLANIGVEADAEARALAHRMQEAWVSFAKHGAPAVEGTVWPPYELPERATYIFNTQAEVVNDPDAEKRMLLGE, encoded by the coding sequence ATGGCACAGCTTAAGGTGGATACACAATACGGAACGGTGGAGGGCATCAGCAGGGAGGGGGTCCGGATTTGGAAAGGACTTCCTTATGCCAGGCCGCCAATCGGTGAGCTTCGCTTCCAGGCGCCGGCTGCTCCGGAGCCGTGGGAAGGCATAAGAAAAGCGGATACATATGGTCCCATCAGCATACAGCCGGTCAATGAAACGGCCGGACTGTTTGGCCAGGATGCCGGAGCCGCTCCATCTGAAGACTGCCTGTACCTGAATGTGTGGGCCCCGGAGGAAGCGGAGAGCCAACCGCTGCCGGTGATGGTCTGGATTCACGGCGGAGCATTCGTTACCGGATCGGGGAGCGTCCCCATGTATGACGGAACCAGGTTTGCCCGCCAGGGCAAGGTAATTATGGTCAGTCTGAATTACCGTTTGGGTGTATTAGGTTTTTTGCATGCCGGTTATCTAGGGGAAGGCTTCACCTCCAATGCCGGGCTGCTGGATCAGATCGCCGCTCTGCAATGGGTGCAGGACAATATTGCGGGGTTTGGCGGCGATCCGCAGCAGGTTACGGTGTTTGGCGAGTCAGCCGGAAGCATGAGCATTGCGGCGCTGCTGGCGATGCCGCAGGCGAAAGGCTTGTTCCGGCGGGCCATTATGCAAAGCGGCGCTTCCCAGATTATGCCGGAGCCGGCTGCCCGCTCAATCACTGCGGCGCTGCTGGGTCTGCTCGGCATCAGCCCGCAGGAACCAGGCAAACTGAAGGCCGTGCCTCCGGAGCAGCTCATGGCGGCAGCGGGAGAACTGAGAAAGCGGTACGGCAACGATATTGCCATGCTGCAGCAGCCGGTTATCGACGCAGCGACGCTGCCCCATGAGCCGCTGGCGGCCATCCGGGAAGGCTTTGCCAAAGATATCGCGCTGATCATCGGCACCAACCGGGATGAAGGGGGATTATTCATCAGACCGGATACACCGGTTATGGAGGAGAAGGACTGGCTGCAGGCGATGGAGCTGATGACCGGCATCCGCGGGGAGACTGCAGCTGCGGTTGCCGCCCGGTATCCGCGGACAGCGGCGGGCCAAGCGCAAATTTTGACCGATCTGTATTTCTGGCGGTCTGCCCTGCAGTTTGCTGCCGCACAAAGCCGGCATGCTCCCGTCTGGATGTATCGTTTCGACTGGACGAGCGAAGCCCATCCCTTCTTAATGCAGGCGATACACGCCGGAGAAATTATGTTTGTTTTTGATCATCTGGAGCTGCTCGCCAATATTGGGGTGGAGGCGGATGCAGAGGCCCGGGCACTGGCGCACCGTATGCAGGAGGCTTGGGTTTCTTTTGCCAAACACGGCGCACCTGCGGTGGAAGGAACGGTTTGGCCGCCGTATGAGCTGCCGGAGCGTGCGACTTATATTTTTAATACGCAAGCTGAAGTTGTGAACGATCCCGATGCCGAGAAGCGGATGCTTCTGGGAGAATAG
- a CDS encoding ABC transporter ATP-binding protein, translated as MLEQPIMDVVNLVKEYDGDGGGRSLKRAAAPVRAVADVSFSIRRAETLSLVGESGCGKTTLGRCLVRGIEPTSGQVNYRMEDGRSIDFLKATKQEYKAIRPGIQMIFQDPYSSLNPRMTVYEIISEPLRAFGGLSKAEIDERVRTIAGQTGLDPSFLKRYPHAFSGGQRQRIGIARALVTRPKVVVCDEAVSALDVSVQAQIINLLKDLQQQYEMTYLFISHDLSVVKHISDRIAVMYLGKIIELSDAKALFRQPLHPYTEALISSAPRPDPEAKKERIILQGEVPNPASPPSGCRFHPRCAYRTSLCEQTEPELCAMKDGRQVACHYAEELNLQGVSAFGPGASLESSRNSASVQQELASLV; from the coding sequence ATGCTTGAGCAGCCGATCATGGATGTCGTTAATCTGGTCAAAGAGTATGACGGCGACGGCGGAGGCAGAAGCCTTAAACGTGCAGCGGCGCCTGTACGGGCCGTGGCTGATGTTTCTTTTTCTATCCGGCGTGCGGAAACGCTGAGTCTTGTCGGTGAATCGGGCTGCGGCAAAACAACGCTGGGCCGCTGTCTGGTTCGCGGGATCGAGCCGACCTCCGGCCAGGTGAATTATCGGATGGAAGACGGGCGCAGCATCGATTTCCTGAAGGCAACCAAACAGGAATATAAGGCGATTCGCCCGGGCATTCAGATGATTTTTCAGGACCCCTACTCTTCGCTTAATCCGAGAATGACCGTGTACGAAATTATCAGCGAGCCGCTGCGGGCCTTCGGCGGACTCAGCAAAGCAGAGATTGACGAGCGAGTCCGGACGATCGCCGGGCAAACCGGGCTGGATCCCAGCTTTTTGAAGAGGTATCCGCATGCTTTCTCCGGCGGACAGCGGCAGCGGATCGGCATTGCCCGCGCACTTGTCACCCGGCCTAAAGTCGTGGTGTGCGACGAGGCGGTATCCGCGCTGGACGTGTCGGTTCAGGCGCAGATTATCAACCTGCTTAAAGATCTGCAGCAGCAGTATGAGATGACGTATTTGTTCATTTCGCATGACCTTTCGGTCGTCAAGCATATTTCAGATCGGATTGCCGTTATGTATTTGGGGAAAATCATCGAGCTGTCAGATGCGAAAGCCTTGTTCCGCCAGCCGCTGCATCCTTATACGGAAGCGCTGATCTCTTCAGCTCCCCGGCCTGATCCGGAGGCGAAGAAGGAACGGATTATTTTGCAGGGGGAGGTGCCAAATCCGGCTAGTCCGCCTTCCGGATGCCGGTTCCATCCCCGCTGCGCTTACCGGACCTCGCTCTGCGAGCAGACAGAGCCGGAGCTGTGCGCTATGAAGGACGGCCGTCAGGTCGCCTGCCATTATGCTGAGGAATTGAACCTGCAGGGCGTTTCGGCTTTCGGGCCGGGAGCTTCCTTGGAATCCTCCAGAAATTCGGCTTCGGTGCAACAGGAGCTGGCAAGTCTCGTATAG
- a CDS encoding AraC family transcriptional regulator: MSSDSQAARYLAPAVKREFIYWLLADEEGALFFKICCCIRKLRGSAK; the protein is encoded by the coding sequence ATCTCCTCGGACAGCCAGGCTGCCCGGTATCTGGCTCCAGCCGTGAAGCGGGAATTTATCTATTGGCTCCTCGCAGACGAGGAAGGCGCGCTTTTCTTCAAAATATGCTGCTGCATCAGGAAGCTGAGAGGATCAGCAAAGTGA
- a CDS encoding HAD family hydrolase, which produces MDNKRLVIFLDSGDTIIDESTEVRNDEGIVVSADVIPGADTMVKTLYERGYTLVLVADGDTQSFYNVMKQNGLFDYFTALIISDSIKATKPSPRMFKAAAGAVELTEQDYGRVIMVGNNLSRDVKGANALGITSVFQSWTPRYPHEPADETERPDFIILEPLELLELADRLNEQLEAELQIRG; this is translated from the coding sequence ATGGACAATAAACGGCTTGTTATCTTTCTGGATAGCGGAGATACGATCATTGACGAGTCTACGGAAGTAAGGAATGACGAAGGTATCGTAGTCAGTGCGGACGTGATTCCCGGTGCGGATACGATGGTCAAGACGCTTTACGAACGGGGTTATACGCTCGTGCTGGTAGCGGACGGGGATACGCAGTCTTTCTATAACGTGATGAAGCAAAACGGATTGTTCGACTATTTTACGGCTTTGATTATTTCCGATAGCATCAAGGCAACCAAGCCGAGTCCCCGCATGTTCAAGGCAGCGGCGGGTGCGGTAGAGCTGACTGAGCAGGATTATGGGCGGGTTATCATGGTTGGCAACAACCTGAGCCGTGATGTTAAAGGAGCAAATGCGCTGGGCATCACCAGCGTTTTTCAGAGCTGGACCCCGCGTTATCCGCATGAACCTGCCGACGAAACCGAGCGGCCCGACTTTATCATTTTGGAGCCGCTGGAGCTGCTGGAATTGGCTGACCGTCTGAATGAACAGCTGGAGGCGGAGCTGCAAATCCGCGGCTGA
- a CDS encoding VanZ family protein → MFKQHKIIFSAAILYTVLILYFILFGFGRIHHVENTSGYTFLLLPDGFFELPSPSDLLHPTLMDLVTIGNIAAFIPFGIAVPLLYRIKFTRFIVWFILSIFLIETVQALTYLGSFDVNDVIQNSFGAIIGFGTYRLGIHAKNGWRRIAAMGFSAIVLLLGVWGICGGIDRVFTKVQGPFTALNELGDSAGNPVKETKPYRFTVGGQDIEPQFNVYSAEGKEKAVYTYKLNKKEFYFYLQYGIPDQSDFKGNISVSVDGQQILFNSEKYQAHAPAIFKWYFEQVNELTITVEGNEKVWDIGYRGMKYFWN, encoded by the coding sequence ATGTTTAAACAACACAAGATTATTTTCTCTGCAGCTATACTTTATACCGTTTTAATTCTTTATTTTATTCTTTTTGGTTTCGGCAGAATACATCACGTAGAGAATACATCTGGTTACACCTTTCTTTTATTGCCGGACGGTTTCTTTGAATTGCCAAGTCCATCTGACCTCCTGCATCCTACTCTGATGGATCTTGTAACTATTGGAAACATCGCAGCTTTCATCCCTTTTGGAATAGCGGTTCCCTTGTTATACCGGATCAAATTCACTCGATTTATTGTATGGTTTATCCTGTCTATCTTCCTGATTGAAACGGTGCAGGCGCTAACTTATCTCGGAAGTTTTGATGTTAACGACGTCATTCAAAACTCATTTGGCGCGATAATTGGATTCGGGACTTATAGACTTGGAATTCACGCCAAAAACGGTTGGAGAAGAATAGCCGCAATGGGTTTTTCCGCCATCGTGCTTCTGCTAGGAGTGTGGGGGATTTGTGGAGGCATTGACAGAGTTTTTACCAAAGTACAAGGTCCGTTTACAGCTTTAAACGAGTTGGGAGACAGCGCTGGAAATCCGGTAAAGGAGACAAAGCCGTACCGATTTACAGTCGGCGGCCAAGATATAGAACCTCAGTTTAACGTGTACAGCGCTGAAGGCAAAGAGAAGGCAGTTTATACCTATAAGTTGAACAAGAAGGAGTTTTATTTTTACTTGCAGTATGGAATCCCTGACCAAAGTGATTTTAAAGGAAACATCAGCGTTTCCGTAGACGGGCAGCAAATTTTGTTCAATTCAGAAAAGTATCAGGCTCATGCGCCGGCTATATTCAAGTGGTATTTCGAACAGGTAAATGAGCTTACGATAACTGTGGAGGGGAACGAAAAAGTGTGGGATATCGGATATAGGGGAATGAAATATTTTTGGAATTGA
- the ltrA gene encoding group II intron reverse transcriptase/maturase, with protein sequence MKVTETGAKGSQLLTEDSLQKNSAEHEGYAGVHSPARITETDDTNATESKDRLLEKIVSRDNLNEAFKRVKANKGSHGIDGMGVDELLQYLRDNGETIKQLILGGKYRPNPVRRVEIPKENGKKRNLGIPTVVDRVIQQAIAQVLTPIYERQFSDNSYGFRPKRSAHHAMKRSQQYVQEGYRYVVDMDLEKYFDTVNQSKLIEVLSRTIKDGRVISLIHKYLRAGVVVKHKFEDTEIGVPQGGNLSPILSNIMLNELDKELEARGHRFVRYADDMLIFCRSRRSAERTLTKILPYIEKKLFLKVNREKTIVDDATKVKFLGFSFYQSKGETRVRIHPKSVSKMKAKVKELTSRSNGMGNTDRALKLRRYIMGWVNYFKLADMKQLLQTTDKWMRRRIRMVFWKQWKRVRTKLERLISLGIHEQKAWEYANTRKGYWRISNSPILSKSLGNNRLKNLGFLFFSDYYRQVTAHS encoded by the coding sequence ATGAAAGTTACCGAAACAGGAGCCAAGGGCAGCCAACTTCTAACGGAAGACTCTTTGCAAAAGAATAGTGCGGAACACGAAGGATATGCGGGAGTGCACAGTCCTGCGAGGATAACCGAAACCGACGACACCAACGCAACCGAGTCGAAGGACCGGTTGCTTGAGAAAATCGTTAGCAGGGACAACTTGAACGAAGCATTCAAGAGAGTCAAAGCGAACAAGGGATCGCACGGAATCGACGGGATGGGAGTAGATGAACTTCTACAATATCTCAGAGACAACGGCGAGACCATCAAGCAACTGATCTTGGGCGGCAAGTACCGCCCGAATCCCGTTCGAAGGGTAGAGATTCCCAAAGAGAACGGAAAGAAGAGAAACCTTGGCATCCCAACAGTGGTTGACCGAGTCATCCAGCAGGCAATCGCCCAAGTGCTTACGCCAATTTATGAGAGGCAGTTTTCAGACAACAGCTACGGATTCCGACCCAAACGGAGCGCACACCACGCGATGAAACGAAGCCAACAATACGTGCAAGAGGGATATCGTTACGTGGTGGATATGGACTTGGAGAAATACTTTGACACCGTCAACCAAAGCAAGCTTATCGAGGTGCTTTCAAGAACGATCAAAGACGGACGAGTGATCTCGCTCATCCATAAGTATCTCCGGGCGGGAGTCGTCGTGAAGCATAAGTTTGAGGACACGGAAATCGGCGTACCGCAGGGAGGGAACCTAAGTCCGATTCTCAGCAATATCATGCTGAATGAATTGGACAAGGAACTGGAAGCAAGAGGACATCGATTCGTGCGATACGCAGACGATATGCTCATATTCTGCCGGAGCAGGAGGAGTGCGGAGCGTACCCTGACGAAAATTCTCCCTTACATCGAGAAGAAGTTGTTTCTCAAGGTAAACCGGGAGAAAACGATTGTGGACGATGCGACAAAAGTTAAATTTCTTGGCTTCTCATTCTACCAGAGCAAAGGGGAAACGCGGGTCAGAATCCATCCCAAATCCGTATCCAAGATGAAAGCTAAAGTGAAAGAGCTAACGTCGAGAAGCAACGGAATGGGCAACACCGACCGGGCGCTGAAGCTTAGGCGTTACATCATGGGATGGGTAAATTATTTCAAGCTTGCTGACATGAAACAACTACTCCAAACCACTGATAAATGGATGAGAAGGCGTATCCGAATGGTCTTCTGGAAGCAATGGAAACGAGTGAGGACGAAACTCGAAAGGCTTATATCGCTCGGAATTCATGAACAGAAGGCGTGGGAATACGCAAACACAAGAAAGGGCTATTGGAGAATCTCCAATAGCCCAATCCTCTCGAAGTCCCTCGGTAACAATAGGCTGAAGAACCTCGGATTCCTTTTCTTTTCTGATTATTATCGACAAGTTACTGCGCATTCCTAA
- a CDS encoding sulfurtransferase produces the protein MEPIVSKQWLLARMYEPDLVIADCRFNLADQKAGALAYKEDHIPGAVYLDLEQDLSAPPGEHGGRHPLPDPQELAAKLSSAGIGNEVRVVAYDDQGGMYAARLWWLLRWLGHDKVSVLDEGYSVWKKGGYPVTADTRIVVPASFEPKVQASMVADVHEVRSAVNSQNALLIDSRDESRYAGEHEPLDKKAGHIPGAVNRFWKHLFRDGGSWKAESEIRQQLKPATEALEQDRNVIVYCGSGVSATPNVLALHLLGYPQAKLYAGSWSDWISYEENPVAAGKED, from the coding sequence ATGGAACCCATCGTATCCAAACAATGGCTGCTTGCCCGTATGTATGAACCTGATTTGGTAATCGCCGACTGCCGGTTCAATTTAGCCGATCAGAAAGCCGGAGCGCTGGCTTATAAGGAAGACCACATCCCCGGTGCTGTGTATCTGGATCTGGAACAGGATTTGTCCGCCCCTCCCGGTGAACACGGAGGCAGACACCCGCTGCCGGACCCGCAGGAGCTTGCGGCCAAACTGAGCAGCGCCGGCATCGGCAATGAGGTCCGCGTCGTTGCTTATGACGATCAAGGAGGCATGTATGCCGCCAGACTTTGGTGGCTGCTCCGCTGGCTGGGACACGATAAGGTGTCTGTACTGGACGAAGGATATTCGGTCTGGAAAAAGGGCGGTTACCCCGTCACGGCCGATACCCGGATCGTAGTGCCGGCTTCTTTTGAACCGAAGGTCCAGGCGTCTATGGTCGCTGATGTGCACGAAGTCCGGTCTGCGGTAAACAGCCAAAACGCCCTGCTCATTGATTCCCGGGACGAAAGCCGCTATGCCGGCGAACACGAACCGCTCGACAAGAAAGCCGGGCATATCCCCGGCGCGGTCAACCGCTTCTGGAAACACCTCTTCCGTGACGGCGGCTCCTGGAAAGCGGAGTCCGAAATCCGTCAGCAGCTGAAGCCGGCAACCGAAGCGCTGGAGCAGGACCGCAACGTGATCGTTTATTGCGGTTCCGGCGTGAGCGCCACGCCAAACGTGCTGGCGCTGCACCTGCTCGGCTATCCGCAGGCCAAGCTTTATGCGGGAAGCTGGAGCGATTGGATCAGCTATGAGGAGAACCCCGTGGCTGCAGGGAAAGAGGATTAG